CCCGACGGGACCGGCCCCCGCCCTGACCCTCCTGACCGCTCTCCCGCCCCAACGACGCCGCCTGCAGGACCACTAGGGCCCCTGTCGGAAGTCCCGCCTGCCCCGCGGCGCCCGGCACGCACTCCCCCACGCCTGAAGGGCGCGGGGGGACCCCCAGCGGCATTGTCGGGTCGCCCCGGTACAACCAGTATCGGGGCGACCCTCCGCCTCGCGATCGCACGCACCGGACGCGAGCGGGATGCGGCAGGGCGTCTCGTACGTTCCGGGGACGCGGCCGGAGTGGGGTCTGTTGCGAGGCGGCCGCGTCCGGGATGCTCCAGGGTCATGAGTAGACCCGTGAGACGCGTCAACACCCGCATGCGCCACTGGATCTGGCCCGCCGTGCTCGCCGTCGCGGCGGCCGGGCTCTCCGCCGGATCTCCGGCCGGCGCGGACTCCGACCGGTCGGGGCTCCCCGAAGCCATCGACACCATCCTGGCCGACCCGCGCATGGAGGGCGGCGTGGCCAGTGTCGTGGTCGCCGACTCCGCGTCCGGCGACGTCCTGTACCAGCACCGCTCCAGCGGCCGTCTGATGCCCGCCTCCAACACCAAGCTGCTCACCTCGGCCGCCGCCATGGAACTCCTCGGCCCCGGCCACCGGTTCACCACGGACGTGCGCACCACCGCGCAGCGGCGCGGCTCCGAGCTCCGCGGCGACCTCTACCTGCGGGGCACCGGCGACCCCACGACCCTCGCCAAGGACTACGACCGACTCGCCGCCAAGATCGCCGACTCGGGGATCAAGCGGGTCACCGGGCGGCTCGTCGCCGACGACACCCGCTTCGACGACAAGCGCGTCGGCGACACCTGGGGCGGCGACGACGAGTCCTCGTACTACGCCGCGCAGATCAGCGCCCTGAGCGTGGCACCCGACACCGACTACGACACCGGGACCGTCATCGTCGAGGTCGAGCCCGGAGCGCGGGCCGGGGCCAAGCCGCGCGTGCGCGTGACGCCGAAGACCGACTACGTGGACATCGATCTGCGCGCGACCACCGTCGCGCGGGGCGGCGCCGACACCGTCGCCGTGGAACGGCAGCACGGCAAGAACGTCATCACCGTCAGCGGCACCGTCCCGGTCGGCGGGGACACCACCAAGGAGTGGGTCACCGTCTGGGAGCCCACCAAGTACGCGGCCGCCGTCTTCCGCGACGCCCTCACCGCACACGGCGTGAAGGTGAACGGGCCTACCCGGGCCGGGATCGCCACCCCGCGGGACGCCCGCAGGCTCGCCACGCACGACTCGATGCCGCTCAAGGACCTCATGATCCCGTTCATGAAGCTGTCCAACAACATGCACGCGGAGAGCCTCACCAAGGCCATGGGCCACAAGGCGACCAGCAGACCCGGGAGTTGGAGCGACGGCATCACCGCCATCGGCGGCTACCTGAAGACCGCGGACGTCGACCCGGGGAAGATCCGCCAGGTCGACGGATCCGGACTCTCGCGCAAGGACAACGTCGCGGCGGAGCAGTACATCAAGCTGCTGCGCTCGGCGAAGAGCGAGCCGTGGTTCGCCGACTGGTACACGTCCCTGCCGGTGGCCTGCGACCCGGACAAGTTCGTCGGCGGCACACTGCGCACACGGATGTGCGGGACCCCCGCCGCCCTCAACGTCCACGCGAAGACCGGCTCGTTGACGGGCGCGTCCGCGCTGTCCGGCTACGTCAAGGACAAGAACGGGCGTGAGCTGGTCTTCAGCATCATCCTGAACAACTACCTGCCCTCCTCCGTGAAGGCCCTGGAGGACGCCATCGTGGTGACCCTCGCCTCCTCGACCGAGGACCGGGCCGTCCCGGTCACACCGCGCTCGACACGTGCGGCGGAGCGGGACGGCGGCGCCGGAGCCGAGCTCGAGTGCTCGTGGCGCAAGCCTGCGCGCTGCTGAGCAGCAGCGCGCAGCAGGCGGCGGCGACCGGCACGCCGTAGCCCGCGGCGGTGCCCAGGTGCTCCACCGCCCAGCCGCCGCACGCCGCGCCGCACGCGATGCCCCCGAGGAGGCCGGTCACGGCGAGGGTCATGCCCTCGTTCAACCGCCCCTCGGGGGTGCGGCGTTGCACCAGCGTCATGGCGGTGACCATCGTGGGCGCCGTCGCCATCCCCGCGCACAGCAGCGCCACGGAGAGGACGATCAGCGATCCGGTCGACGCCACCGCGAGCAGCGGCAGCGTCATCACGGCCGCCATCGCGGCCGCGCACAGGACATGGCGGCGGCCGAGGGACCCGCGCGGTTTCGCCGCCCCGTAGACGAGCCCCGCCGCGCAGGAACCCGCGGCCTGGAGCGCGAGGACGACGCCCGCGGCGGCCTTGTGCCCCTGCCCGTCGGCGTAGGCGATCGTGACGACTTCGAGCGAGCCGAAGACGGCACCGGTGGCGAGGAAGCCGATCAGCAGAGCGGGCATCCCACGCGCGCGGAGCAGCGATTTCGTCGCGGCGGACGTGTCCGTGGGGTCCCGACGGTCGTGTGGCGGGGGCTCCGTCGCACGCTGGGCGGCGAAGACGAGGACGCCGGTCACCAGCAGGACCACACCGATCAGGGTGCCGGCCTGGGGGAAGAACGTGCCGCACAGGAACGCGGCGAGGACGGGACCGAGCATGAAGCAGAGCTCGTCGGCGGCCTGCTCGAAGGAGTTCGCGGTGTGCACGGCCCGCGCGTCCCCCTTGAGGAGGTGTGCCCAGCGGGCCCGTGACATGCCGCCGGTGTTGGGCGTCGTGGCCGTGGCCGCGTACGACGCGAACAGCGTCCAGTCAGGCGCTCCGTAGCGCACGCACAGCACCAGGGAGAGCGAGCCGAGCGCGGCCACGAGGGTGGCTGGGACTGCGACGCGTGCCTGCCCGTGACGGTCGACGAGCCGCGCCGTCCAGGGCGCCACGACGGCGGTCGCGGCGAGCCCGGTCGCGGTGACGGCCCCGGCCAGGGCGTACGAGCCGCGGGCGCCGGAGATCATGATGACGGCGCTGACGCTGAACATGCCCATGGGGAGCCGTGCGACGAGGTTGCCGAGGGTGAAGGCGGTGGCGCCGGGTATCGCGAAGAGGCGGGAGTACGGGTTGTGGGGCATGTGGACACCCTCGCCGGGGGTGCGGGACGGGGTCCAACACCTTCTGGGCGCTGATTCACACGTCGGTGTTGTAAGTGGTGGTGACGCTTTGTTGTATGTGGTTGTGGCGCCTTGTAGGTTCCAGCGATGACACCGGAGCCAGTTTCCGCGTCCCGCCGTGCGGAACCAGTCGTCGTGTCCCGCCGCGATGTGGACCCGAGGCTGTTGCGTGCCTTCGTCGCCGTGGCGGAGGAGCTGCACTTCACGCGGGCGGCCGCCCGGCTGTACGTCGCGCAACAGGCCGTGAGCCGCGATGTTCGGCGTCTGGAACGGGAGTTGGGGACCGAGCTCTTCGCGCGCAGCACGCGGCAGGTCACGCTGACCGCCGACGGCGAGCGGCTCCTGCCGTACGCGCGACGCGTCCTGGAAGCCCAGGACGACCTGGTCGCGGCCGCCGCGGGCGCGGCGCGCCCGCTCCTCGTCGACCTGAACAGCCCCGGCCTGGTCTTCGGCCGGATCCTGGAGCGGGCCCGCGCGCTGGCCCCCGAGTGCGAGCTGATGGCGCGCTTCGAGAGCGGGCTCGCCGGTTCCGCCGCCGAGATCGTCGCCGGGCGGCTCGACGTGTCCTTCGGGCGGTACGCGGGGCTCGACCCGGCGCTGCGGGCCGGGCTCGACCACCAGCCCGTGCGGTACGAGCCGATGGCGGTGCTGCTGCCGACCGGTCATCCGCTGGCGGAGCTCGACGAAGTGCCGCTCGACGCGCTCGCGGGGGAGACCGTGTACGCGGGGGCGGGCAACCCGAGGACGACGGAGTGGACGGGTCTCGCGCGACTGCTCTTCGAGGGACGCGGCATCGAAGTCGCGCCCCCCGCGCCTCTCGCCGTCGGCCTTGAGGAGTTCGAACGCGTCATGGCGAAGAATCGGAACCCGGTCCTCGCGGTGGTGGACTTCCCGGCGATGCCCGGGGCCGAGCTGCGGCCGTTGATCGCCCCCGTTCCGCTCTCACCGGTCTCACTCGTCTGGCGAAAAGGCCTGCTCCATCCGGGCATTGAGGCCTTGCGGGAGGCTGCGGCGTCGCTGGCGGCCGAGGAGGGGTGGCTGGCGAGGCCGGCGGATGGCTGGCTTCCTGCGGCGGATGCGCTCGTCATGACCTGAGCGGCGCTGACGTCGGCGGTCTTCACAATGGCCACGCAATGACGTTGTGCGAACGTTACGTGGGGCGGAGGGTCCGCAATCGATCGAAATGCCGCTGTAAATGGGGCGTTCGGTACGGGTGGAGGAGGGGTGGCGGGATCTGCACCGAATGATCGAATTCGCTTCGGTGAATGGTTGGTGGGCGGGCGTACTGCTGGATACGTGTCGGATTTACGCACCCGCTGCGCCTATGCCATCGCATTCGCGAACGCGGTGTCGGTGATGCATCGTAATGATCTCGACGCTGCGTGTAGCCGACTCCTAAGCTGACGGCTCTTCCCCGCTGTACGCGCCGGACGACCGCATGCCGCGCGGCGGGCCCACCCTCTGCCAGGAGTTCCTTTGCTTTACAGGAAGACCGCGCTGCGCATCGCCGCGCCCGTCGCCGTGCTCGCCCTCGCCCTGACCGCCTGCGGTGGCGGTGACGACAAGAAGTCGGACGACAAGAAGGCGGACGCGCCCAAGTCGCAGAACAAGCCCGCGGAGCCGACCACGCTGAAGGCCGGCGAGACCACCACGGGCCAGGTCAAGGAGGACAAGGCCACCGTCACGTACGACGTCGCCGCGGAGAAGATCGACGTCGGCACGGCGGCCGAGACCAAGAAGCTGGTCTCGGACCCGAAGCAGGCGAAGGGCCTGGTCGTGGCGACCGCCCACATGAAGATCACGCACAAGGCAGGCGCCCCGCTCACGGACACGCCGGACGTGGCCGAGACGACGGAGATCTACGCGGACGGCACCCGCGGCGGCCTCCTCATCGGCGCCGCCGAGGACGCGCCCGGCTGTGAGGACGAGCTGGACCTCGAGGGCTGGAAGAAGGGCGAGACGCACGAACTGTGCGAGACGTACCTGATCCCCGAGGGCTCGAAGGACCTCGAGGTCCGCTGGTCGGCCAAGGAGGACGGCAAGCAGGTGACGTGGAAGGTGCCGGGGAAGTAGTGGCGGCGCGTACGTAACTGCCGGGTGCGGCAGGTACGTCGGCCGGTCGCCGTCCGGGTGTCGCCTTCGGGGGCGGTGCCCGGGCGGGTTGTTTGCGGGGTCAACGCGCGAAGGCGCAGCTGCGTCGCCCCTGCCTTCCGGTGCTGATACCTCTTGCGGCTGACGAGTACGAGGAGTGGTCGATCGTCATGTCCTGGACTTCCCTGGTAGAGAACCCTGAAGGGATCGCCTCGGTGTTCAGCGGGGCCGTGCCGCCGTTGAGTGACGTGCGTATTCACTCCGTCGCACTGGACAGGGACGGACCGCAGCTTCGTGTACGGTTCGATCTCCGCGAATATCCGGAACGGGCACCCAAGAAGTGGGCTGCGCAACGGTTCAACACTGTCCAGGTCGAGTTGGTGTTCGGCGGACTGAGTGATGTGGAGCTGAGCGGCTTCTCTGTCGCCCCCGTCGGAGATATCGTTCTCACCAGTGGTGAGAAGGTGCACCTTGAGATCGCCTCGACGGACGTACGGGTCCGCGCATCAGCTCAATCCGTATACATCTCGAAGCTCTCCGCATACATGGACGAGCCCCGTGGTTGAACCGCCGTTGGCGCCTGCCGGTGCTCAGGCATAGCTTTGTTCAGTGACTACGCGTTCGTGAGCACCCGTGTGAAGAGGAGTGGTGACGGCATCTGGCGGACGGACTCCGTCACGTCGACCACGGCGTCCGAGTAGTGCACGCCCCGAGAGCCGTAGCTCAGTAGCCGACCGTGAAGCGGGTGCGGTGGTGGGTGGGGGATTCCGCTTCGTCCAGGAGTGCCACCGCCAGGTCCTCCATGGAGATCGACGAGTTGCCGTCCGCGTCCACCAGGAGTTCGTCCTTGCCGAGGCGGTACTTGCCCGTGCGCGTGCCCGGTTCGAAGAGGGCCGAGGGGCTGATGTAGGTCCAGGGCACCTTCGTGTCCGCCGTGCGGAGCGCCTCGTACTGAGCGTTGGATGCCTCCGCTATGTGGCGCCAGGCCGCGGGGACGTACCTCGGGTCGTCGATGGCGAGGCGGCCCTCCGTGCCGGGGACCGTCAGGCTGCCCGCGCCGCCGATGACGATGAGGCGTACGGCGTCGGGGGCGTCGGCGAGGCCCGACAGGAGGGCTCTGGTGATCGCCGGGTGTTCGCGTTCGTGGCCCGGAGCCGGTCTCGTGGCGTTGACGATGACGTCCTGGGCCGTACTCAAGTCGGCTGTTCGGGCCGGGTCTTGTGCGTCGCCGGTTCGGGGTGTGGCGTCCGGGTGCAGCTCCGAGTAGCGGGACGGGTCGCGGACCACCGCGGTGACCTCGTGGCCGCGGGCAAGGGCCTCGGTGACGACGCGGCTTCCGGCGTTTCCGGCTGCTCCGAAGACGGTGATGCGCATGGTGGGCTCCTGTGGGGCGAGTAGGTAGTGGCGGGGGATGTGCGGGAGGGGGTTATGCGCGGGCGCGGGGCGCCTTGCTGCGGCTTTGGCCGAGCGCCACGCTGCCCAGGACGAGGACCAGTCCGGCCACCTGCCACACGGTGAGCGTCTGTCCGAGGATCACCAGGCCTGCGAGCGTCGCGACGACCGGGTTGGCCAGGCCGAGGAAGGACACGGAGGAGGCGGGGAGGCGTTCGATGCCGCGGAACCAGAGGGCGTACGCGAGCGCCGTGCCGATGATGCCGAGGTAGGTGTACCCGGCGATGTTGGCCCCGGTGAAGTGGCCCGGAAGGCCCTCCGCGGTGAGGGCGATGGGCGCCAGGACCAGTCCGCCCGCGGTCAGTTGCCAGCCGGTGAGGGCGAGCAGTGACGTGCCTTCGGGGCGGCCCCACCGCTTGCTGAGCACCACGGCGAGAGCCATCAGCGTGGTCGCCGTCAGCATCGCCACGATGCCCGCGAGGTTGACGGTGGCGCTGCCGCGCAGGACGAGGAGGGCGACACCCGCGACGCCGACCAGGCCCGCGAGCAGCGTACGGCGGGTGGGCCGCACCTTCAGTACGCCGATGCCGAAGCCCGCCACGAGCAGGGGCATGACCGCGCTGATCGTCGAGGCGACGCCGCCGGGCAGGTGGTAGGCGCCGAAGAAGAGGAGCGGGAAGAAGGCGCCGAAGTTGAGGATGCCGAGGACGGCGGCCTTCCACCACCAGTCGCCGCTCGGCAGCCGCCGGGTGAGGGCGAGCAGGATGAGCCCGGCGGGCAGCGCGCGGAGGGCGGCGGCAAGCAACGGGCGGTCCGGGGGGAGGAGTTCGGTGGTGGTGACGTAGGTCGTGCCCCAGGTGGCGGGGCCGATGGCGGCGAGCGCGGCGAAGCCGGCGGCGGCTTTGGCGGAGGGGCGGGCCGTGGGGCGGGCTGCGGGATGGGCCGTGGGATCGGCCGCGGGGCGGGCCGAGGGCTGGGCGGTCGGGGCGGGTGAGTTCTTTTCCGCGCTCTGTTCCATGCTCTGCTCCACGATAGAAGCCTGCTTCGGGCGCATCGGGCGCGGGGTGGTGATGCTGGTGCTCTTGATCCTGGTATCGGACATGACGGTCCCCCACGGTCCTCTCAGCGTTCCCCTGAACGCTGTTATTCTCAACGTTGAGATAAATATGAACCCAGGGTCTGCGAACGTCAAGTATCTGAACGTTGAGAGATTGTCGTCCGGGGCCGGCGGAGGAGAGTGGAGACACGCGATGACCGACCACGACGACGCCATCGACGAACTGCGGAGCCAGTGGCGCCGCGAGCGTCCCGACCTGGACCTCGCGCAGCTGGACGCGATGGCTCTGGTCGGCCGCATCAAACGGGCGGACCATCTGCTGAGCAAGGGCATGAAGCGGGTCTTCGTCGAGTACGGCCTGGAGTTCGCGGAGTTCGACGTCCTCGCCACGCTGCGCCGGGTCGGCGCCCCGCACGAACTCACCGCGGGCGGGCTCCTCAAGACCGCGATGGTGACGTCCGGCGCCATCACGAACCGCCTCGACAAGCTCGAGCGCAAGGGCCTGGTCGAACGCCACCCGGACCCGAACGACCGCCGCGCCATCCGGGTCCGCCTCACCGACGCGGGCCGCGACCTGGTGGACCGTGCGGTGGTGGACCACATCGCGAACGAGGAGCGGATGCTGGCGGCTCTGTCGCCGGAGGAGCGGGCGGCCCTCGATGGGGCGTTGCGGCGACTTCTCGTGTCGCTCGGGGATACGCACTTGGGGTGAGGGTGCTTCGGGTTGGTGTGCGTCAGGTCGGTTGCTGTTGCGGGCTGCGAACAGACGCCCTCGGTTTCGTGCCGGGGTATTCGGTGACCAACTAGGCGTACCCGGTGATTGTTTTACGTCAACGAGGCGGATGCGTGGATGGTATGTCCGCGTATGCCTCATACGGGCTGAGGGCTCGACGTGACCCGGCCTTTCCTCCCTGGATAGCTTGGTTCCCTGCAGAGAACCCTCCCCCACCAGGAGCTCGTAGTGAACCGTCGTCCTGCCCTGCTCTCAGCGGCTGCCTTCGCCGCTGCTGCCGCCCTCTCGCTCTCCGCCTGCGGAGGTGGCGGTGACGACTCCAAGGACGGCGACAAGATCGCGGGCGCCGACAATGGCGCGTCCACGTCGGCCTCACCGTCGCCGAAGGCGTCGGACGACGGGATCGACCGGCCCGAGATCAAGCTTCCGAAGGACGTGAAGAACGTCTTCGAGGGCCGCAAGACCGGTGACGCCAAGAAGGATGCGGTGCTGGCAGACAACGAACGGCGGATCGAGTCGGTCGACGAGGCCATCACGGGGGAGGCGAAGGGCCATCCCGCGCTGAAGTTCTACTCGGCGGGGGACGCGCTCCTGTCGGCGGCCAAGTACGTGGAGGGGTACCACAAGGACGGCAAGAGCTTCGAGGGGACCACTCGGTACTTCAATCGACAGGTCACGTTCCTCGAGGGCGGCGCCGCCGCGGTGACGTACTGCATGGACGACACCCAGACCTATCCCAAGGACCGCAAGACGGGCAAGGTCGACAGGTCGTCCGGGGAGGCTCCGGCCACCGCGAAGGACTACATCTTCTACAACACTCGCCTGGAGAAGAACGGCTCCGGCGTGTGGCAGACGACGCGCGTCTCCAGCGAGAAGGCGGCGAAGGAATGCGCGTAGCCAACAAGCGAACGGCCGGCCGCTGGACGGTCCCTGTCCTCGTGCTGGCCATGGCCGCACTCCCCGGTTCCGCCGCATACGCCCGCGGCGGGCACGAGGCGACGGGCACCACGGAGAACTCGGAGGCGGCGGGGGGACGCCAGGACCGCAACCTCACCGTCCAGACGAAGATCCAGACGACGGTCAACGGTGCCCGCGAAAGCGCCAAGACCGGCACGCTCACTCCCGCCGACAGCAACTGGGACCCACCGGCCTGCTGGTACGAGCCCGCCTACTCGCCCAAGCAGATCCAGGCGACCGTCAAAGCGATCCGGCAGGTGGGGATGCTCGGAATCGGCGAGCTGGTGGGCGGGGTGTTCGACTCGTACTTCAAGGAAGGCCACCCCTACAAGAACTACAACCTCGACAAGCAGGGCGAGGGGCAGTTCTGGGCGGCGACCATCAACGAGAAACGCAAGAATGACCCTGAGGCCAACTCCTGCAACAAGCTCCCCTTCTGGGTCGACAAGGGTGAGACACCGAAGGAACCCCTCGCCGTCTCCCCCAGGATCCTCGCCGAGTACGCCTACGACGAACTCCCCGTGCCCAGCACCGACATCGAGCTCGCCCCCGAAGGCACGACGAAGGTGAACCTCCCCACCTGGGCCTGGCTGGACAAGGCGAAGTTCAAGAAGGTGTCCGTCACCGCGAGCATCCCCGGGTCCGGGCTGTCCGCGACCACGACGGCCGAACCCGTGTCCCTGTCGATCGACCCGGGGACGGAGGACGCCGAGACCTATCCCGCCTCCGGGGAATGCCCCATCGAGGGCGGCAAGATCGGCGTGCCGCGGGCCAAGGGAACGCCCGCCGACACGGATCCGCCGTGCGGCGTGAAGTACCTGCGCTCCTCGGACGGGGACTCGTACGACCTCCGGGCCACCGTCACCTGGAAGATCAGCTGGACCAGCACCACCGGCGAGGGCGGCAACCTCCCCGACGGGCGGTTCGGCGCCGACCAGCAGGTCGAGGTCGAGGAAGTGCAGTCCATCAACCGTTGAGCCGCCCGCGGTCAAGCCCCGCCTCACCACCCCCCACCCCACCCCCGTGAGACCAACGTTCCGTCGTGGTCATCGGGCGGTACAGCGTTGAAATGCGAGATCCCTAGTTTCTGGGGCGTTGGCCGCTGCCCGCGGACTACACCCTGGAGGCGTGAGATGTGGATCGAGCGGTGGGAGCCGGAGGACGAGAGGTTCTGGAAGGAGGAGGGCGGGGAGAGGGTCGCCCGGCGGAATCTCGTGTTCTCCGTGCTGTCCGAGCACGTCGGGTTCTCCGTGTGGAGCCTCTGGTCGGTGATGGTCCTGTTCATGGGGCCCGAGTACGGGATCGACGCCGCGGGGAAATTCTTCCTCGTGTCGATGGCGACCCTCGTCGGCGCCGTCGTCCGCGTGCCGTACACCTTCGCCGTCGCCCGGTTCGGAGGGCGGAACTGGACCGTCATCGCCGCGTCCCTGCTGCTCCTGCCCACCGTCGCCGCCTTCGTGGTGATGGAGCCGGGGACCTCGTACAGCACCTTCATGCTGTGTGCGCTGCTCACCGGCGTCGGCGGGGGCAACTTCGCCTCCAGCATGACCAACATCAATTCCTTCTTCCCGCTGCGCGAGAAGGGGTGGGCGCTCGGGCTCAACGCCGGGGGCGGCAACATCGGCGTGCCCGTCGTGCAGCTCGTGGGGCTCGCCGTCATCGGGGCCGGCGGCGGGCCCCGTGTCGTGCTCGGGGTGTATGTGCCGTTCGTTGTTCTCTCGGCCGTCTGTGCCTACCTCTTCATGGACAGCATCTCCTCCGTCCGCAATGACACGGGCGCCGTCAAAGCCGCCGTCCGAGACCCGCACACGTGGATCATGTCGTTCCTGTACGTGGGGACCTTCGGGTCGTTCATCGGGTACGGATTCGCCTTCGGGCTCGTCCTGCAGACGCAGTTCGGACGGACGCCGCTGGAGGCCGCGCAGCTCACCTTCGTCGGGCCGCTGCTCGGCTCGCTCGTACGGCCCGTCGGCGGGCGGCTCGCCGACCGGTTCGGCGGCGCCCGCATCACCCTGGGGAACTTCCTCGCCATGGGCGCCGCGACCGGCGTCGTCGTCATCGCCTCCCTGCGCGAGTCGCTGCCGCTGTTCGTCGGCGCCTTCGTCGCGCTCTTCGTCCTGACGGGGCTCGGCAACGGCTCCACGTACAAGATGATCCCCGGCATCTTCCAGGCCAAGGCCGAGGCCCGGGGGCTCACCGGGGAGGACGCCGCCGCTCAGGGGCGGCGGCTGTCCGGTGCGGCCATGGGGCTGATCGGCGCCGTCGGCGGTCTCGGCGGGCTCGGCATCAACCTCGCGCTGCGGCAGTCCTTCCAGACCGTGGGCTCCGGCACCGGCGCCTATCTCGTCTTCCTCGCCTTCTACGGGGTGTGTGCCTGTGTCACCTACGTCGTATACCTCCGGCGGCCCGTCGCCCGGACGGTCGCGACAGGCGAGGCCGAGGCCGGGGCCGGGGACCGGTCGTCGCTCCGTTACGTTGATGTGTGACTCTCCATGTCAGACGTGACATGTCGTACGTGATACGTCGTACGTGCCACCGCGTCCGTGACGCGTCACGCTTAACACGGTGGACATCGCGGCGAACCTGGGGCGTCACGCGCCGTTGACACGCTCGGTCCTCCGCCCGGAACCGACGGGACCCAGACGAGAGCAGCCTATGCACGCCACACCCAGGAACGACCCGAACGATTCGAACGGCCCCGCCGCCCCCGGCCCCCTCGCCGGGTTCACCGTCGGCGTCACCGCCGCCCGCCGCGCCGACGAGCTCGGCACGCTGCTCGAGCGGCGCGGCGCCACCGTCCTGCACGCGCCCGCCCTGCGCATCGTGCCGCTCGCCGACGACAGTGAACTGCTCGACGCAACAAAGCAGT
The window above is part of the Streptomyces venezuelae genome. Proteins encoded here:
- the dacB gene encoding D-alanyl-D-alanine carboxypeptidase/D-alanyl-D-alanine-endopeptidase, with protein sequence MSRPVRRVNTRMRHWIWPAVLAVAAAGLSAGSPAGADSDRSGLPEAIDTILADPRMEGGVASVVVADSASGDVLYQHRSSGRLMPASNTKLLTSAAAMELLGPGHRFTTDVRTTAQRRGSELRGDLYLRGTGDPTTLAKDYDRLAAKIADSGIKRVTGRLVADDTRFDDKRVGDTWGGDDESSYYAAQISALSVAPDTDYDTGTVIVEVEPGARAGAKPRVRVTPKTDYVDIDLRATTVARGGADTVAVERQHGKNVITVSGTVPVGGDTTKEWVTVWEPTKYAAAVFRDALTAHGVKVNGPTRAGIATPRDARRLATHDSMPLKDLMIPFMKLSNNMHAESLTKAMGHKATSRPGSWSDGITAIGGYLKTADVDPGKIRQVDGSGLSRKDNVAAEQYIKLLRSAKSEPWFADWYTSLPVACDPDKFVGGTLRTRMCGTPAALNVHAKTGSLTGASALSGYVKDKNGRELVFSIILNNYLPSSVKALEDAIVVTLASSTEDRAVPVTPRSTRAAERDGGAGAELECSWRKPARC
- a CDS encoding MFS transporter, whose translation is MPHNPYSRLFAIPGATAFTLGNLVARLPMGMFSVSAVIMISGARGSYALAGAVTATGLAATAVVAPWTARLVDRHGQARVAVPATLVAALGSLSLVLCVRYGAPDWTLFASYAATATTPNTGGMSRARWAHLLKGDARAVHTANSFEQAADELCFMLGPVLAAFLCGTFFPQAGTLIGVVLLVTGVLVFAAQRATEPPPHDRRDPTDTSAATKSLLRARGMPALLIGFLATGAVFGSLEVVTIAYADGQGHKAAAGVVLALQAAGSCAAGLVYGAAKPRGSLGRRHVLCAAAMAAVMTLPLLAVASTGSLIVLSVALLCAGMATAPTMVTAMTLVQRRTPEGRLNEGMTLAVTGLLGGIACGAACGGWAVEHLGTAAGYGVPVAAACCALLLSSAQACATSTRARLRRRRPAPPHVSSAV
- a CDS encoding LysR family transcriptional regulator: MTPEPVSASRRAEPVVVSRRDVDPRLLRAFVAVAEELHFTRAAARLYVAQQAVSRDVRRLERELGTELFARSTRQVTLTADGERLLPYARRVLEAQDDLVAAAAGAARPLLVDLNSPGLVFGRILERARALAPECELMARFESGLAGSAAEIVAGRLDVSFGRYAGLDPALRAGLDHQPVRYEPMAVLLPTGHPLAELDEVPLDALAGETVYAGAGNPRTTEWTGLARLLFEGRGIEVAPPAPLAVGLEEFERVMAKNRNPVLAVVDFPAMPGAELRPLIAPVPLSPVSLVWRKGLLHPGIEALREAAASLAAEEGWLARPADGWLPAADALVMT
- a CDS encoding Imm50 family immunity protein, which codes for MLIPLAADEYEEWSIVMSWTSLVENPEGIASVFSGAVPPLSDVRIHSVALDRDGPQLRVRFDLREYPERAPKKWAAQRFNTVQVELVFGGLSDVELSGFSVAPVGDIVLTSGEKVHLEIASTDVRVRASAQSVYISKLSAYMDEPRG
- a CDS encoding NAD(P)-dependent oxidoreductase, which codes for MRITVFGAAGNAGSRVVTEALARGHEVTAVVRDPSRYSELHPDATPRTGDAQDPARTADLSTAQDVIVNATRPAPGHEREHPAITRALLSGLADAPDAVRLIVIGGAGSLTVPGTEGRLAIDDPRYVPAAWRHIAEASNAQYEALRTADTKVPWTYISPSALFEPGTRTGKYRLGKDELLVDADGNSSISMEDLAVALLDEAESPTHHRTRFTVGY
- a CDS encoding EamA family transporter, with amino-acid sequence MSDTRIKSTSITTPRPMRPKQASIVEQSMEQSAEKNSPAPTAQPSARPAADPTAHPAARPTARPSAKAAAGFAALAAIGPATWGTTYVTTTELLPPDRPLLAAALRALPAGLILLALTRRLPSGDWWWKAAVLGILNFGAFFPLLFFGAYHLPGGVASTISAVMPLLVAGFGIGVLKVRPTRRTLLAGLVGVAGVALLVLRGSATVNLAGIVAMLTATTLMALAVVLSKRWGRPEGTSLLALTGWQLTAGGLVLAPIALTAEGLPGHFTGANIAGYTYLGIIGTALAYALWFRGIERLPASSVSFLGLANPVVATLAGLVILGQTLTVWQVAGLVLVLGSVALGQSRSKAPRARA
- a CDS encoding MarR family winged helix-turn-helix transcriptional regulator translates to MTDHDDAIDELRSQWRRERPDLDLAQLDAMALVGRIKRADHLLSKGMKRVFVEYGLEFAEFDVLATLRRVGAPHELTAGGLLKTAMVTSGAITNRLDKLERKGLVERHPDPNDRRAIRVRLTDAGRDLVDRAVVDHIANEERMLAALSPEERAALDGALRRLLVSLGDTHLG
- a CDS encoding nitrate/nitrite transporter; protein product: MWIERWEPEDERFWKEEGGERVARRNLVFSVLSEHVGFSVWSLWSVMVLFMGPEYGIDAAGKFFLVSMATLVGAVVRVPYTFAVARFGGRNWTVIAASLLLLPTVAAFVVMEPGTSYSTFMLCALLTGVGGGNFASSMTNINSFFPLREKGWALGLNAGGGNIGVPVVQLVGLAVIGAGGGPRVVLGVYVPFVVLSAVCAYLFMDSISSVRNDTGAVKAAVRDPHTWIMSFLYVGTFGSFIGYGFAFGLVLQTQFGRTPLEAAQLTFVGPLLGSLVRPVGGRLADRFGGARITLGNFLAMGAATGVVVIASLRESLPLFVGAFVALFVLTGLGNGSTYKMIPGIFQAKAEARGLTGEDAAAQGRRLSGAAMGLIGAVGGLGGLGINLALRQSFQTVGSGTGAYLVFLAFYGVCACVTYVVYLRRPVARTVATGEAEAGAGDRSSLRYVDV